A single window of Athene noctua chromosome 1, bAthNoc1.hap1.1, whole genome shotgun sequence DNA harbors:
- the FAM110C gene encoding protein FAM110C, with product MPTELCRAVSMHAISDLHSSLTLRLLNKGPEYLRRQMEAGTPGRRSAVERLAADKAKYVKSQQVISTKQEPVIVLSSASESSSETCSVESKAVSRGFGRGKGAKPLELGKAVYSCRAPLQHGPPIAKRSTPKRQMRPDSLVIYRQKCEFGRGQSQDNSRGSLVRRIFQGSVKEKQLASPEMPRVMEDSAATESKEPLSAKDGDRELSDHGAEQTSAVSTEAPGLCTKERERPSKLSVPPEEVKEVKRRGLHRSQSDISSRYSKSFSEFDTFFKYCGLEQEVIEDLGRENFSVVSDNISFKIRSISVATSESDFTRHSGDEGLLEDELTEQVPSSTSVIERNARIIKWLYTCKKAKETNKVIQELA from the coding sequence ATGCCAACTGAACTCTGCCGAGCCGTGAGCATGCACGCCATCTCCGACCTCCACTCCTCCCTCACCCTGCGGCTCCTCAACAAGGGGCCCGAGTACCTCCGCAGGCAGATGGAGGCCGGCACCCCGGGCAGGAGGAGTGCCGTGGAGAGGCTGGCAGCCGATAAGGCCAAGTACGTGAAAAGCCAGCAGGTAATCAGCACCAAGCAGGAACCCGTCATCGTGCTCAGCTCAGCCTCGGAGAGCAGCAGCGAGACCTGTTCGGTGGAGAGCAAAGCCGTCAGCAGGGGCTTTGGCAGAGGGAAGGGCGCGAAGCCCCTGGAGCTGGGCAAGGCGGTTTACTCCTGCCGTGCCCCCCTGCAGCACGGCCCCCCCATAGCCAAGCGCAGCACCCCCAAGAGGCAGATGCGGCCGGATTCCCTGGTGATTTACCGCCAGAAATGCGAGTTTGGGAGAGGTCAAAGCCAGGACAACTCACGGGGGAGCTTGGTGAGGAGGATCTTCCAAGGGTCCGTAAAGGAGAAGCAGTTGGCTTCTCCTGAGATGCCCAGAGTCATGGAGGACTCTGCAGCCACCGAGAGCAAAGAGCCTCTCTCAGCAAAAGACGGTGACCGTGAGCTGAGCGACCATGGAGCAGAGCAAACCAGCGCTGTGAGCACCGAAGCCCCGGGGCTATGCACAAAAGAGCGTGAGAGACCCTCAAAACTGAGTGTACCTCCTGAGGAGGTCAAGGAGGTGAAGAGGAGAGGTCTCCATCGCTCCCAGTCAGACATCAGCTCTCGCtactccaagtccttctctgagTTTGAtacatttttcaaatactgtGGCCTGGAGCAGGAGGTCATCGAGGATCTTGGGAGAGAGAACTTCTCCGTGGTGTCTGACAACATCTCCTTCAAGATCCGCAGCATCAGCGTCGCAACGTCCGAGAGCGACTTCACTAGGCACAGCGGGGACGAGGGGCTGCTGGAGGATGAACTCACAGAGCAGGTCCCGAGCAGCACCTCTGTGATCGAGCGCAACGCTCGGATAATCAAATGGCTGTACACGTGTAAGAAAGCCAAGGAGACTAACAAGGTGATCCAGGAACTGGCATGA